A DNA window from Campylobacter anatolicus contains the following coding sequences:
- the rsfS gene encoding ribosome silencing factor — protein MQERIDSIVKILDEKKAEEIQAFDMSDRDYFVKFVVIATTMGERHTLSLTEELKEKLKPLGEQFLAIESSADWTVCDLGDMLIHLMSSEYRAKYNIEEFLNKIKAERE, from the coding sequence ATACAAGAGCGAATAGATAGCATAGTAAAAATTTTAGATGAGAAAAAAGCAGAAGAGATACAAGCTTTTGATATGTCAGATCGTGACTATTTCGTCAAATTTGTAGTTATTGCAACAACAATGGGTGAGCGACACACTCTATCTTTGACAGAAGAACTAAAAGAGAAGCTAAAACCACTTGGCGAGCAGTTTTTAGCTATTGAGAGCTCAGCTGACTGGACTGTGTGTGACTTAGGCGATATGCTAATACACTTAATGAGCTCGGAATATCGTGCAAAATACAACATAGAAGAGTTTTTAAATAAGATAAAAGCTGAAAGGGAGTAA
- a CDS encoding SseB family protein, protein MKLKEMMARFNTSPSAANEKALLDELLKAEFLAPILFAAPLAKPDGGAVYEEEGSNIKFVILQDEQDGGDGYFPAFTSRDELQKWRNDSEAEVLNLRLKDYAAILFVPENKYQGVVIDAFSDNLMLDIKFFKAIFKR, encoded by the coding sequence ATGAAGTTAAAAGAGATGATGGCTAGATTTAATACTAGCCCAAGTGCAGCAAATGAAAAAGCTCTTTTAGACGAGCTTTTAAAAGCAGAGTTTTTAGCTCCTATTTTATTTGCTGCTCCACTTGCAAAGCCTGATGGCGGTGCGGTGTATGAAGAGGAAGGTTCAAATATAAAATTTGTTATATTGCAAGATGAGCAAGATGGAGGCGATGGCTATTTTCCAGCTTTTACGAGCAGAGATGAACTACAAAAATGGCGAAATGATAGTGAGGCTGAGGTATTAAATTTACGCCTAAAAGATTATGCGGCGATACTCTTTGTGCCTGAAAATAAATATCAAGGTGTAGTTATAGACGCATTTAGTGATAATTTGATGCTTGATATTAAATTTTTTAAAGCGATATTTAAGAGATGA
- a CDS encoding YeiH family protein translates to MNAKDVVSKLKSWTILVGICLLSFVISHFTFSALHLSPLIITIIVGALFGNIFTQSAKNLKYNGTLGFATKQILRLGIILFGFKLSLADIQSVGMIGVLFAFFIVFSTFGIGCVIGKMLGLDAKSFMLISSGSSVCGAAAVLSSESVLNGGGSRVAVAICTVVVFGTIGMFVYPILFKALDLNELEMGYIIGGSLHEVAHVVAAGAAVNEQVQGMAVIIKMLRVLMLVPFLLFLVILNLKLSGTLSLTSVKANVPWFALWFLVAIGVNSLSFFPHEMAPVIDFIDTMLLSIAMGALGIGIDKNVLKNAGKKPFVLAIVMFIWLFLACFVFVKNFI, encoded by the coding sequence GTGAATGCCAAGGATGTGGTAAGTAAGCTAAAATCGTGGACTATACTCGTTGGCATATGCCTTTTATCGTTTGTTATTTCACACTTTACATTTTCTGCTCTACACCTTAGTCCGCTTATAATTACTATCATTGTAGGGGCATTATTTGGTAATATCTTTACTCAAAGTGCTAAAAATTTAAAGTACAACGGCACTTTGGGCTTTGCTACAAAGCAAATTTTAAGGCTTGGCATTATACTTTTTGGCTTTAAACTAAGCCTTGCAGATATTCAAAGTGTTGGTATGATAGGCGTTTTATTCGCTTTTTTTATAGTTTTTAGTACTTTTGGTATTGGTTGTGTGATTGGCAAGATGCTGGGGCTTGACGCTAAAAGTTTTATGTTAATTAGTTCAGGTTCTAGCGTGTGCGGTGCGGCAGCTGTTTTATCAAGCGAAAGTGTGCTAAATGGTGGTGGTTCACGTGTAGCAGTGGCTATTTGCACGGTCGTTGTCTTTGGCACAATAGGTATGTTTGTCTATCCGATTTTGTTTAAGGCTTTAGATTTAAATGAGCTTGAGATGGGTTACATCATAGGTGGATCGCTTCATGAAGTGGCTCACGTAGTCGCAGCTGGTGCGGCAGTAAATGAGCAGGTGCAAGGTATGGCTGTCATCATAAAGATGTTGCGTGTGCTTATGCTTGTGCCGTTTTTGTTATTTTTAGTGATTTTAAATTTAAAACTCTCAGGTACTTTAAGTTTAACAAGCGTAAAGGCAAATGTGCCGTGGTTTGCACTCTGGTTTTTAGTAGCTATTGGTGTAAATTCTTTATCTTTTTTTCCGCACGAGATGGCTCCTGTGATAGACTTTATAGACACTATGCTTTTAAGTATTGCTATGGGTGCTTTGGGTATAGGTATAGATAAAAATGTCTTAAAAAACGCTGGTAAAAAGCCATTTGTCTTAGCGATTGTTATGTTTATTTGGCTGTTTTTAGCTTGTTTTGTATTTGTTAAAAATTTTATTTAA
- the argS gene encoding arginine--tRNA ligase — MKEIVKAEIYKVLEREFVLEKPKDRSLAHYATPMFSLAKELKKSPVIIAQEFADKFIQSEIFEASAVNGYLNFKLKPKFLDEISHQALQDGAKFATGSSKEDESLFIEYISANPTGPLHIGHVRGAVFGDTLARIGRHLGYEIFTEYYINDAGNQIDLLGTSIALAARNELFGESVEYPEKYYRGEYIIKIAKLALEKFGKEIFYNNERTLELAEFGKDIVLDIIKKDLADVGIHIQSWASEKALYGKLDATIQKLKRSNQMYEKDGAIYIASTTRSDDNDRVVVRDDGRPTYLAGDIVYHNDKFERGYDRYVNIWGADHHGYIARLKAAINFLGYDENRLEIILMQMVSLLKDGKPYKMSKRAGNAVLMSDIAEEIGADALRFIFISKANTSSLEFDIDELKKEDSSNPIYYINYAHARINQIFGKANKSVNDVMNASFDSLDENGKNLLFEALVLPEVLQDAYSSRQLQKLPDYLKSLAASFHKFYNENRVVGSENEDSLLKLFAVVALSIRTALSLIGINAKDRM; from the coding sequence TTGAAAGAGATAGTAAAGGCTGAAATTTATAAGGTTTTAGAACGTGAGTTTGTGCTTGAAAAACCAAAAGATAGGAGTTTAGCTCACTATGCTACGCCGATGTTTTCACTCGCAAAGGAGCTTAAAAAATCTCCCGTCATCATAGCACAGGAATTTGCAGATAAATTTATTCAGAGCGAGATATTTGAGGCAAGTGCGGTAAATGGTTATCTAAATTTCAAGCTTAAGCCCAAATTTTTAGATGAAATTTCACACCAAGCTTTGCAAGATGGGGCTAAATTCGCTACTGGTAGTAGCAAGGAGGATGAGAGCTTATTTATAGAGTATATTAGTGCAAATCCAACTGGACCGCTGCATATCGGACACGTGCGTGGTGCGGTATTTGGAGATACTTTGGCACGTATTGGTAGGCATCTTGGGTATGAAATTTTTACTGAGTATTACATAAATGATGCTGGTAATCAAATAGACCTACTTGGCACATCTATTGCACTAGCAGCTCGTAATGAGCTATTTGGCGAGAGTGTAGAGTATCCTGAGAAATACTACCGTGGCGAATATATCATAAAGATCGCCAAACTAGCACTTGAAAAATTTGGTAAAGAGATTTTTTATAATAATGAGCGAACACTTGAACTCGCTGAGTTTGGAAAGGATATAGTGCTTGATATTATCAAAAAAGATCTAGCCGATGTTGGTATACATATACAAAGCTGGGCTAGCGAAAAGGCTCTTTATGGCAAACTTGATGCAACAATACAGAAGCTAAAACGCTCAAATCAAATGTATGAAAAGGATGGGGCAATTTATATAGCCTCTACCACACGTAGTGATGATAACGACCGAGTTGTAGTTCGAGATGATGGCAGACCAACGTATCTGGCTGGAGATATCGTCTATCATAATGACAAATTTGAACGTGGATATGATAGGTATGTTAATATATGGGGTGCAGATCATCACGGATATATCGCACGTTTAAAGGCTGCTATAAATTTTTTAGGATATGATGAGAATCGACTTGAGATAATCTTAATGCAAATGGTAAGTTTGTTAAAAGATGGCAAACCATACAAGATGAGCAAACGTGCCGGTAATGCGGTGCTGATGAGCGATATAGCCGAAGAGATCGGAGCTGATGCACTGAGATTTATCTTTATCAGTAAGGCAAATACAAGCAGTCTTGAGTTTGACATTGATGAGCTTAAAAAAGAGGATAGCTCAAATCCAATATATTATATCAACTACGCTCATGCACGGATAAATCAAATTTTTGGCAAAGCCAATAAGAGTGTAAATGACGTTATGAATGCTAGTTTTGATAGCCTCGATGAAAATGGTAAAAATTTATTATTTGAAGCACTTGTGTTACCTGAGGTATTGCAAGATGCTTATAGTTCAAGGCAGTTACAAAAGTTGCCTGATTATCTAAAAAGTCTAGCTGCTAGTTTCCATAAATTTTATAATGAAAATAGAGTGGTTGGCAGTGAAAATGAAGATAGCTTGCTTAAGCTCTTTGCTGTCGTGGCACTTTCTATTCGTACTGCACTATCACTTATAGGTATCAATGCAAAGGATAGAATGTAG
- the tatA gene encoding twin-arginine translocase TatA/TatE family subunit: MAIGVNQLLIILAIIVLLFGAKKIPELAKGLGKGIKSFKAEMEEPVQKVEEKPTQTDMKETDIKETTKNA, translated from the coding sequence GTGGCTATTGGAGTTAATCAATTACTTATTATTTTGGCGATTATCGTCTTGCTTTTTGGAGCGAAAAAGATACCAGAACTTGCAAAAGGACTTGGCAAAGGCATAAAAAGTTTTAAGGCCGAGATGGAAGAGCCTGTGCAAAAAGTAGAAGAGAAGCCTACTCAAACAGACATGAAAGAGACAGACATCAAAGAAACTACGAAAAACGCGTAG
- the gmk gene encoding guanylate kinase — MKGQILVISGPSGSGKSTLLSRLLKEIPNLYFSISSTTREMRDGERDGVDYHFISEDEFKNGIENGEFLEWAQVHKNFYGTSLKPVMDALKKGQIVIFDIDVQGFHIVREKFKNELTSVFITTTNKRELKKRLQNRNTDTSQTIENRLMNAVGEMEHILEYDYFLINDDLQNSYKGLKSIVHSMRLKSLNINLREVVDNWIDC; from the coding sequence TTGAAGGGTCAAATTTTAGTCATCTCAGGGCCTAGCGGTAGTGGCAAATCAACCCTTTTAAGCCGTCTTTTAAAAGAAATTCCAAATCTGTATTTTTCTATTTCAAGCACGACAAGGGAAATGAGGGACGGCGAGAGGGACGGCGTTGATTATCATTTTATAAGTGAAGATGAATTTAAAAATGGCATAGAAAATGGTGAATTTTTAGAGTGGGCACAGGTACACAAAAATTTTTATGGAACAAGTTTAAAGCCTGTGATGGACGCCCTAAAAAAGGGACAGATAGTTATATTTGACATTGATGTTCAAGGCTTTCATATCGTGCGTGAGAAGTTTAAAAATGAGCTTACATCGGTATTTATAACCACTACAAACAAGCGTGAGCTAAAAAAACGTCTGCAAAATCGCAACACAGATACGTCTCAAACTATAGAAAACCGTCTTATGAACGCAGTTGGTGAGATGGAGCATATATTAGAGTATGATTATTTTTTGATAAATGATGATCTGCAAAATAGCTATAAGGGGCTAAAGTCCATCGTGCATTCAATGCGGTTAAAAAGTTTGAATATAAATTTACGTGAAGTTGTTGATAATTGGATAGATTGCTAA
- the fliR gene encoding flagellar biosynthetic protein FliR, producing the protein MELVQFFGADRVITFMLLFARLSGLFVFFPFFSHNQIPLSVRTAFTLVLCVVLLPIATPHDRQINFLLFEILSELLLGFCAGMGLTIVFATLMLVGEQISMVMGFSMATVIDPQTGTNSPIVANILNFMALLTFLMFDGHHLVIQFYSSSLAHVPLGDFYPRSGVMIYTLKVFANLFMFGFILAFPIIALSLLSDLIFGMLMKTMPQFNLLVIGFPIKISISIAIMAAILAGIMKVATELLRNVLNDLPSLFF; encoded by the coding sequence ATGGAGCTAGTGCAGTTTTTCGGTGCTGATAGAGTTATTACATTTATGCTCTTATTTGCTAGGCTTAGTGGGCTATTTGTATTTTTTCCATTTTTCTCCCATAATCAAATTCCGCTATCCGTTCGCACAGCCTTTACATTAGTGCTTTGTGTAGTGCTTTTGCCTATTGCGACACCGCATGATAGACAGATAAATTTTTTACTTTTTGAGATACTTAGTGAGCTACTTTTAGGATTTTGTGCTGGTATGGGGCTTACTATTGTTTTTGCCACTCTTATGTTAGTTGGCGAGCAGATCTCAATGGTTATGGGCTTTTCTATGGCGACTGTTATAGACCCACAAACTGGCACAAACTCGCCTATTGTAGCAAATATCTTAAATTTTATGGCTTTGCTTACATTTTTGATGTTTGATGGACATCATCTTGTTATTCAGTTTTACTCAAGCTCTCTTGCACATGTGCCACTTGGCGACTTTTATCCACGTTCTGGAGTGATGATTTATACACTAAAAGTGTTTGCAAATTTATTTATGTTTGGCTTTATTTTGGCATTTCCCATCATTGCACTTTCGTTACTTTCTGACCTTATCTTTGGTATGCTTATGAAGACGATGCCGCAGTTTAATCTACTAGTTATAGGCTTTCCTATTAAAATTTCAATAAGTATAGCTATTATGGCTGCTATACTTGCTGGTATTATGAAGGTAGCAACTGAGCTTTTACGGAATGTGCTAAACGACCTGCCATCTCTATTTTTCTAA
- a CDS encoding ABC transporter ATP-binding protein — MEILRASNLCFAYDYTLFEDINLTLNESESTAILGVSGCGKSTLLHILSTLLKPNHGEVIYNQKSLYSLPQNELIKIRRYDFGIIFQAHYLFKGFNALENIELASILSDKDIDKSQLEALKITNILHQKVGELSGGQQQRVSIARILSKKPRIIFADEPTGNLDKNTALDVMQTLFTYAKDNAATIVLVTHDNELAAKCDHVYKLENKELTKISL; from the coding sequence ATGGAAATTTTAAGAGCGTCTAATCTATGCTTTGCGTATGATTATACGCTCTTTGAAGATATAAATTTAACACTAAATGAGAGTGAAAGTACCGCTATATTAGGCGTCAGTGGATGTGGTAAATCAACTCTTTTGCATATACTTTCAACACTTCTAAAACCAAATCACGGTGAAGTTATTTATAATCAAAAATCTCTTTATTCGCTCCCACAAAATGAACTTATCAAAATTCGCCGATATGACTTTGGTATCATCTTTCAAGCACACTATCTTTTTAAGGGATTTAACGCACTTGAAAATATAGAACTTGCCAGTATCCTTTCAGATAAAGACATAGATAAATCACAGCTTGAAGCCCTAAAAATTACAAATATCCTTCATCAAAAAGTCGGAGAGCTTAGCGGTGGACAACAACAACGTGTAAGTATAGCACGTATATTAAGCAAAAAGCCACGTATCATTTTTGCTGATGAGCCGACTGGAAATTTAGATAAAAACACGGCACTGGATGTTATGCAAACACTATTTACCTACGCAAAAGATAATGCTGCAACTATCGTGCTAGTAACCCATGATAACGAGCTTGCTGCAAAGTGCGATCACGTCTATAAACTAGAAAATAAAGAGTTAACTAAAATTTCACTATAA
- the tsf gene encoding translation elongation factor Ts, whose product MEITAQMVKELRESTGAGMMDCKKALSEANGDMDKAVDILREKGLGQAAKKADRLASEGLVSVEVCEKCKQATITEINSETDFVARNPQFQALTKDTTAHIQASGINSVEELNESTINGVKFEEYFKSQIATIGENLVVRRFETITAGVNGVVNGYVHSNGRVGVLIAATCENEEVAQKAQEFIRNLCMHAAAMKPSVISYKDLDKDFVQKEFIALRAELEKDNEELRRLGKPLHHIPEYASRLQLTDDVIARATKVIEDELRAEGKPEKIWDKIIPGKIERFYADNTVLDQRLTLLGQFYVMDDKKTIEQVIAEKSKELGGKIEIVKYVRFELGEGLEKKVDDFAAEVAAQIG is encoded by the coding sequence ATGGAGATAACAGCACAAATGGTAAAAGAGCTCCGTGAATCAACCGGAGCTGGTATGATGGACTGCAAAAAGGCATTATCAGAGGCCAATGGCGATATGGATAAAGCAGTAGATATACTTCGTGAGAAAGGCTTAGGTCAAGCAGCAAAGAAGGCTGACCGCCTTGCTAGCGAAGGTCTAGTTAGTGTCGAAGTTTGTGAAAAATGCAAACAAGCAACTATTACAGAAATAAACTCTGAAACTGACTTTGTTGCGAGAAACCCACAATTTCAGGCACTTACAAAAGACACTACTGCACATATTCAAGCAAGTGGCATAAATAGCGTTGAAGAACTTAACGAAAGCACGATAAATGGTGTAAAATTTGAAGAGTATTTTAAGTCTCAAATCGCAACTATCGGCGAGAACCTAGTTGTTAGACGCTTTGAAACTATCACAGCTGGAGTAAACGGGGTGGTAAATGGCTACGTGCACTCAAATGGCCGTGTTGGCGTTTTGATTGCTGCGACTTGCGAGAATGAGGAAGTGGCTCAAAAAGCTCAAGAGTTTATAAGAAATTTATGTATGCACGCAGCAGCGATGAAACCAAGCGTTATAAGCTATAAAGACCTTGATAAAGACTTCGTTCAGAAGGAATTTATAGCACTTCGTGCAGAGTTAGAAAAGGATAATGAGGAGCTAAGACGCCTAGGTAAACCACTTCATCATATCCCTGAATACGCTAGTCGTTTGCAGCTAACTGACGATGTTATAGCAAGGGCTACGAAGGTTATTGAAGACGAGTTAAGAGCCGAGGGTAAGCCTGAGAAGATTTGGGATAAGATAATACCTGGCAAGATAGAGAGATTTTATGCGGATAACACTGTGCTAGATCAGCGTCTTACGCTTTTAGGTCAGTTTTATGTAATGGATGATAAAAAGACTATTGAGCAAGTTATAGCTGAAAAGAGTAAAGAGCTGGGTGGCAAGATAGAGATAGTAAAATATGTCCGTTTTGAGCTTGGTGAGGGACTTGAGAAAAAAGTGGATGACTTTGCAGCTGAAGTTGCAGCTCAAATAGGCTAA
- the rpsB gene encoding 30S ribosomal protein S2: MVTMRDLLECGVHFGHQTRRWNPKMKKFIFGERKGIYIIDLQKTIRYFRYTYNIVRDAAAEGKTILFVGTKKQAIEAIKEYAEKCGMPYVNHRWLGGMMTNFGTIRQSIRKLEVIETMEDDGSINLLTKKEALMLRRKKEKLLATLGGIRNMKNLPDMVFVIDTVKEKIAVQEANRLKMPVIAPIDTNCDPDVVDYPIPGNDDAIRSVQLFCQEMAEAINEGKSLLEQDGGIVADDSEAVSQDEKDAIVAEAISEDDFGSEDDA, encoded by the coding sequence ATGGTAACAATGAGAGACTTACTAGAGTGTGGTGTTCATTTTGGACATCAAACACGCAGATGGAACCCAAAGATGAAAAAATTTATCTTTGGCGAGAGAAAAGGTATCTATATCATAGACCTACAAAAGACTATCCGCTACTTTCGCTACACATACAATATTGTTCGTGATGCAGCAGCTGAGGGTAAAACTATCCTGTTCGTCGGTACAAAAAAACAAGCTATTGAGGCGATAAAAGAGTATGCTGAAAAGTGTGGTATGCCATATGTTAATCATCGCTGGTTAGGCGGCATGATGACAAATTTTGGAACTATCCGTCAATCTATCCGTAAACTAGAGGTTATAGAGACTATGGAAGATGATGGTTCTATAAATTTATTGACTAAAAAAGAGGCTTTAATGCTTCGCCGTAAAAAAGAGAAATTGCTTGCTACTCTTGGCGGCATTAGAAATATGAAAAATTTACCAGATATGGTTTTTGTTATTGATACAGTTAAAGAAAAAATCGCCGTGCAAGAGGCAAATCGTCTAAAAATGCCAGTTATAGCTCCGATCGATACAAACTGCGACCCTGATGTTGTTGATTACCCAATCCCAGGAAACGATGATGCAATCCGTTCCGTTCAGCTTTTCTGCCAAGAGATGGCTGAAGCTATAAATGAGGGTAAATCACTTCTAGAGCAAGATGGTGGCATAGTAGCTGATGATAGCGAAGCAGTGAGTCAAGATGAGAAAGATGCGATTGTAGCTGAGGCTATTAGCGAAGATGACTTTGGTAGTGAGGATGATGCATAA
- a CDS encoding DUF4198 domain-containing protein, protein MRVNKLLLSLLIGGAFVSANAHDFWLNAKNDKVLNLQIGYGHEFPNVEPISEKRIGLFEAPYLLKDGKKFEVKQKGENFNFEGEKVTKGSYLVVGEYKPTFWVEKNDGKWDMKVTKKDMKDVKYCELAKMSAKAVLNVGGVADESVVNPIGQTLEIVPLSNPANFKVDEFFGVQVLFEGKPLADVDVGVISPYLENTHDNEQRAFWGKTDKNGRINIKLFKTGEYAVSVLHKTPYKDTAECDENVYESTFKFNLK, encoded by the coding sequence ATGAGAGTAAATAAATTACTTTTGTCTTTGTTAATAGGTGGAGCATTTGTATCCGCAAATGCCCACGATTTCTGGCTAAATGCAAAAAATGATAAAGTTTTAAACCTGCAAATAGGCTACGGACATGAGTTTCCAAACGTTGAGCCTATATCTGAGAAACGTATAGGGCTTTTTGAGGCACCATATCTTTTAAAAGATGGCAAAAAATTTGAAGTTAAGCAAAAAGGTGAAAATTTTAACTTTGAAGGCGAAAAGGTCACAAAAGGCTCGTATCTAGTCGTTGGTGAGTATAAGCCGACATTTTGGGTAGAGAAAAATGACGGTAAATGGGATATGAAAGTGACTAAAAAAGATATGAAAGATGTTAAATACTGCGAACTTGCGAAAATGAGTGCAAAAGCTGTGCTAAACGTAGGTGGCGTGGCAGATGAAAGTGTTGTAAATCCTATTGGACAAACGCTTGAGATAGTCCCACTTAGTAACCCTGCAAATTTTAAAGTAGATGAGTTTTTTGGTGTCCAGGTACTTTTTGAGGGCAAACCTTTGGCGGATGTTGATGTGGGTGTAATCTCACCATATCTTGAAAATACTCACGATAATGAGCAACGTGCATTTTGGGGCAAGACAGATAAAAATGGACGCATAAATATCAAACTTTTCAAGACTGGTGAGTATGCGGTTAGTGTGCTACACAAAACACCATATAAAGACACTGCAGAATGCGATGAAAACGTGTATGAAAGCACTTTTAAATTTAATCTGAAATAA
- the iadA gene encoding beta-aspartyl-peptidase, producing the protein MMKLLKNAKLYTPKFLGDSDVLVGGGKILAIGKRLDFNIQGLEIYDVRGAILTPGLIDNHVHVTGGGGEAGYHSRTPEITLSELTRYGITSVVGVLGTDGCTRSLENLYAKIKALEFEGISTYMHTANYRYPSITLTGSVINDLVLIDKVIGVKIAIADNRGSFVNADELIKLVSDIRIGGMISKKGGVLHMHMGALNVKFDDIFRCVKDYGFLVQYFEPTHCGRTKALFEEAVEFVKMGGFIDITTGGSKFAPIHEIIAHGLEHGLDISKVSLSSDGNGSVPKFNEKGELIGYGSASCASNLTVLKEIVKNGVLSVEQTLSLMSLNIAKFLNLNGKGEIKVGNDADFAVFDSEFNILSVMAKGEFMVRDGEVIKKGFFEA; encoded by the coding sequence ATGATGAAACTTCTTAAAAATGCAAAGCTTTACACGCCAAAATTTCTCGGTGATAGCGACGTTTTAGTGGGAGGCGGTAAGATTTTAGCTATCGGCAAAAGGCTTGATTTTAATATCCAAGGTTTAGAGATATATGATGTAAGGGGTGCTATTTTAACTCCAGGTCTCATTGATAATCACGTGCATGTTACAGGTGGTGGCGGTGAGGCTGGATACCACTCTCGTACACCTGAAATCACGCTAAGTGAGCTGACGCGTTACGGTATCACGAGTGTTGTTGGTGTTCTTGGAACCGATGGCTGTACTAGAAGCTTAGAAAATTTATATGCTAAGATTAAGGCACTGGAATTTGAGGGTATCTCAACCTATATGCATACTGCAAACTACCGCTATCCTAGCATTACGCTCACAGGTAGCGTGATAAATGATCTTGTGCTTATAGATAAAGTTATAGGCGTAAAGATAGCCATCGCTGATAATCGCGGTAGCTTTGTAAATGCAGATGAGTTAATCAAGCTCGTCTCAGATATCAGAATAGGCGGTATGATAAGCAAAAAAGGTGGTGTATTGCATATGCATATGGGTGCTTTGAATGTCAAATTTGATGATATTTTTAGATGTGTTAAGGATTATGGATTTTTAGTGCAATACTTTGAGCCGACTCACTGTGGTCGCACGAAAGCGTTATTTGAAGAGGCGGTAGAGTTTGTAAAAATGGGTGGTTTTATAGATATTACTACAGGCGGGAGTAAATTTGCTCCTATACACGAGATAATTGCTCATGGGCTTGAGCATGGGCTTGATATTAGTAAGGTTTCTCTAAGCTCGGATGGTAATGGCAGTGTGCCTAAATTTAACGAAAAAGGTGAACTCATAGGATATGGTAGTGCTTCGTGTGCGTCAAATTTGACTGTGCTTAAAGAGATAGTAAAAAACGGAGTTTTAAGTGTAGAGCAGACTTTATCGTTGATGAGTTTAAATATCGCTAAGTTTTTAAATTTAAATGGCAAAGGTGAGATCAAAGTTGGTAATGACGCAGACTTTGCGGTGTTTGATAGCGAATTTAATATCCTTAGTGTTATGGCAAAAGGGGAATTTATGGTGCGTGATGGAGAGGTTATAAAAAAGGGATTTTTTGAAGCTTAA
- a CDS encoding acetyltransferase, translated as MGYESFTTRDLRVIKIAENAKKFGDERLQNEAVIKTLINIVKFDLNSDERGKIADIFKILISTQDSIQLSK; from the coding sequence ATGGGTTATGAGAGCTTTACAACAAGGGATTTACGAGTGATAAAGATTGCTGAAAATGCTAAGAAATTCGGCGATGAGAGACTACAAAATGAAGCTGTTATAAAGACACTTATAAACATAGTAAAATTTGATCTAAATAGCGATGAACGCGGTAAAATAGCAGACATTTTTAAAATTTTAATATCGACTCAAGATAGCATTCAGCTTAGCAAATAG
- the pgeF gene encoding peptidoglycan editing factor PgeF has product MGAGGADIKFVLSSDIAVAGFSSRFGGVSTGAYESLNLGYHVGDDSQNVTKNREILALSLKILSERDVVKNSPKSQPILKFMQQIHSNKVEILRNFDDELPPCDAIITNLKNIALCVMVADCSPILLIDERSQVVAAIHAGRAGVLNKICTNAINLMSSEFKCKSKDIKAFIGANIKSNCYEIGDLDLGEFNRYKNGKNFSLNDAILDELTKLGVTHINIDATCTHCDERYFSYRRDGVTGRFAGFVYLKG; this is encoded by the coding sequence TTGGGAGCAGGTGGAGCTGATATCAAGTTTGTATTAAGCTCAGATATTGCTGTGGCAGGGTTTAGCTCACGTTTTGGCGGAGTTAGTACCGGAGCTTATGAGAGTTTAAATTTAGGTTATCACGTTGGTGATGATAGTCAAAATGTCACTAAGAATCGTGAAATTTTAGCTTTAAGTTTAAAAATTTTATCTGAGCGAGATGTAGTAAAAAATAGTCCAAAATCCCAACCAATACTTAAATTTATGCAACAAATTCACTCAAATAAAGTTGAAATTTTAAGAAATTTTGATGATGAGTTGCCGCCTTGCGATGCCATAATAACAAATCTAAAAAATATCGCACTTTGCGTGATGGTAGCGGATTGTTCGCCGATACTTCTTATCGATGAAAGAAGTCAAGTTGTCGCAGCGATACACGCTGGACGAGCTGGTGTGTTAAATAAAATTTGCACGAATGCTATAAATTTAATGTCTAGTGAATTTAAGTGCAAAAGCAAAGATATTAAGGCTTTTATCGGTGCAAATATAAAATCTAACTGTTATGAGATAGGAGATCTCGATCTGGGTGAGTTTAATCGCTATAAAAACGGCAAAAATTTTAGTCTAAATGATGCTATTTTAGATGAACTTACTAAACTTGGTGTAACGCATATAAACATTGATGCGACTTGCACGCATTGCGATGAACGTTACTTTTCATATAGACGTGACGGCGTTACTGGTAGATTTGCTGGATTTGTCTATTTAAAAGGATAA